From the Alteromonas sp. CI.11.F.A3 genome, the window TTTTCCCATAGAGGCCATTAAAAAAGCGGGTGAACTAGGTTTTTGCGGTTTGTATACACCTGAATCAGAAGGCGGATTGGGGTTATCGCGCCTCGATGCATCTATCATTTTCGAGCAGCTTTCTATGGGATGTACCACCACCACGGCCATGCTGACAATTCATAACATGGCCACGTGGATGATTGCGACTTGGGGCCAAGAAGCCGTTAAAAAGCAATGGTGTGACGTACTTGTATCAGGTGAAAAACTGGCGTCTTATTGCCTAACTGAGCCCGGTGCAGGCTCAGATGCTGCTTCATTAAAAACCAAAGCTACGCCAGTAGACAATGGCTATGTGCTTAACGGCGCAAAAGTGTTTATTTCTGGCGCAGGCAGTACCGACGTGCTCGTGGTAATGGCGCGTACCGGAGGAGATGGCCCAAAAGGGATCAGTGCCTTTGCCGTTCCAGCTGATGCTGAAGGTATTATTTATGGCAAAGCAGAAGAAAAAATGGGCTGGAATGCCCAGCCAACCAGAATGATCACTTTCGACAATGTAAAAATTGATGCGTCGTGTCGCCTAGGTGATGAAGGGCAAGGCTTTAAAATGGCTATGCAAGGGTTAGACGGTGGGCGAATTAATATAGCTACGTGCTCCATAGGAACAGCGCAACAAGCGCTCAATGTGGCCAGGCAGTATCTCACTGAACGTGAGCAGTTTGGAAAACCCATAGCTACCTTCCAAGCGTTGCAATTCAAACTCGCGGATATGGCAACCGAATTAGTCGCAGCCCGTCAAATGGTTAGAATGGCGGCCAGTAAGCTTGATAGCAAACATGCCGATAGCAGTACATATTGCGCAATGGCCAAACGGTTTGCGACAGATGTGGGTTTTAAGGTGTGTAACGACGCGTTACAGTTACATGGTGGATACGGTTATATCAAAGAATATCCGCTAGAACGTCACGTAAGAGATGTACGGGTACATCAAATACTAGAAGGCACGAACGAAATTATGCGAGTCATAATCGGTAGGCGCTTGCTAAGCGATGAAAACAGCGTTCTGTGATAACAGGCGCGGTGGCAAAGAATAGGTGATGCAACAAGGAGTAAAAAGTGGAACACACAGAATCAGTAGTGGTTGTTGAAGAAATCACAACAAACTCAGGGCATATTATTGGCGTGCTTACCCTTAATAAGCCTAAAGCCCTAAATGCGTTAGATTTAGAAATGGCGAGTTTGTTATTAGACGCACTACAAGCATGGGAAAATAGAAACGACCTTGTTTGCGTAGTGTTAAAAGCCGCAGGTGAAAAAGCATTTTGTGCCGGTGGCGATATTGTATCTATGTACAACGCCATGCTTGAATCGAATGGCGAAATCCCTGACTTTCTCGCTTCTTTTTTC encodes:
- a CDS encoding acyl-CoA dehydrogenase family protein, whose protein sequence is MNFDLSDDQLAFEETARQFAMQEFAPHAAQWDRDHHFPIEAIKKAGELGFCGLYTPESEGGLGLSRLDASIIFEQLSMGCTTTTAMLTIHNMATWMIATWGQEAVKKQWCDVLVSGEKLASYCLTEPGAGSDAASLKTKATPVDNGYVLNGAKVFISGAGSTDVLVVMARTGGDGPKGISAFAVPADAEGIIYGKAEEKMGWNAQPTRMITFDNVKIDASCRLGDEGQGFKMAMQGLDGGRINIATCSIGTAQQALNVARQYLTEREQFGKPIATFQALQFKLADMATELVAARQMVRMAASKLDSKHADSSTYCAMAKRFATDVGFKVCNDALQLHGGYGYIKEYPLERHVRDVRVHQILEGTNEIMRVIIGRRLLSDENSVL